In Cotesia glomerata isolate CgM1 linkage group LG3, MPM_Cglom_v2.3, whole genome shotgun sequence, one genomic interval encodes:
- the LOC123261119 gene encoding uncharacterized protein LOC123261119 → MPEQERVGCPGIHDGRAAGIPGLADKPEQEHPKTLPGLRVSRHKMECREGKDESARKEGRKDYKADDGHRKSSKLYLEGGPVPPGTLKLCELRCSERTAPLPLPPTILDGIQSEPTSRETADKLPDPGRTRLVGEGRESNISAPQERGDTFSGYRCIRPGLGSPAERSTDVGKLVKNPEEVALQQEGDASGIPGAGPAGSMPERSPHPPAVGQSHGGFLHPKGGGTRSLELYSLTYQLLTLVDELQIVLSAYYLPGRYNGTADRLSRKRALPEWHLLPEATEEIFRQWGTPEIDLFASAESAVVKTYVSLDCRDRSTAFTDAFSQAWDFNLAWLFPPPSLIPRVLAHLNKCQGQFLLVAPRWERTFWLPDLANRSVEPPMTIRNLERVLIDLTTGNPPP, encoded by the coding sequence ATGCCAGAACAAGAACGAGTTGGTTGCCCAGGTATCCATGATGGTAGAGCTGCTGGAATCCCTGGGCTGGCAGATAAACCGGAGCAAGAGCATCCTAAGACCTTGCCAGGACTTAGAGTTTCTCGGCATAAGATGGAATGTCGAGAGGGAAAAGATGAGTCTGCCAGAAAAGAAGGTCGCAAAGATTATAAAGCTGACGACGGACATAGAAAGAGCTCAAAGTTGTACCTTGAAGGAGGCCCAGTGCCTCCTGGGACACTTAAACTTTGCGAACTTCGTTGTTCCGAGAGGACAGCTCCATTGCCGCTACCTCCAACGATTCTTGATGGGATTCAATCAGAGCCGACCTCGCGAGAGACGGCAGATAAGCTCCCAGATCCAGGACGAACTCGCTTGGTGGGCGAAGGCCGCGAGTCTAACATCTCCGCTCCACAAGAGCGAGGTGACACATTTTCTGGTTACAGATGCATCCGACCTGGGCTGGGGAGCCCAGCTGAACGGAGTACTGATGTTGGGAAATTGGTCAAAAACCCAGAGGAAGTGGCACTCCAACAAGAAGGAGATGCTAGCGGTATACCAGGCGCTGGCCCAGCAGGGTCAATGCCTGAAAGGAGCCCACATCCTCCTGCAGTCGGACAATCGCACGGTGGTTTCCTACATCCGAAAGGTGGGGGAACAAGGTCATTGGAGCTATACAGCCTCACGTACCAGCTCCTCACCCTGGTCGACGAGCTCCAGATAGTGCTGTCAGCGTATTACCTTCCAGGAAGATACAACGGCACCGCAGACCGACTCTCGAGAAAAAGGGCGTTACCCGAGTGGCACCTCCTACCAGAGGCTACCGAGGAGATCTTTAGACAATGGGGAACACCAGAAATAGATCTATTCGCCTCGGCCGAGTCCGCAGTGGTCAAAACTTACGTATCGCTAGACTGCAGAGATCGATCGACAGCATTTACAGATGCCTTCAGTCAGGCATGGGACTTCAACCTCGCTTGGCTGTTTCCTCCGCCCAGCTTAATTCCACGGGTACTAGCGCACCTGAACAAGTGCCAGGGCCAGTTCCTACTAGTAGCTCCCAGGTGGGAGAGGACTTTCTGGCTACCGGATCTAGCCAACAGGAGTGTAGAACCTCCTATGACGATCAGGAATCTAGAGAGGGTACTGATAGACCTGACAACAGGCAACCCACCTCCATAG